In Silene latifolia isolate original U9 population chromosome X, ASM4854445v1, whole genome shotgun sequence, the following proteins share a genomic window:
- the LOC141619754 gene encoding proteasome activator subunit 4-like isoform X2: MHLYNAWLPPPLVEETKKEKDSFAKLLTSLNDSYLPEDPESVYSSLKWVSLIDLFIKAKSELCLDDVRAVVELGLTIFYASSDKLYAQVKWGNILVKILNKYRKKLTLTVQWRPLYDTLLSAHFSRSTGPEGWRVKQRHFETVTSLVRACRRFFPQGSASEIWSEFSSLLENPWHNSSFEGAGFVKLFLPTNSVNKEFFSHGWIERCIELWSSIPNCPFWNSQWASVLARVIKNYDSIAWEPLLPILFAKYLNMFEVPVANSGSSYPYSVLVPRNTRFLFANKTSTPSKAIAKSIVYLLRPGSSAQEHFDNLTNLLEQYVTLFPLSFPYFTVTDLSDVYMYCYFRYYHPSNGGRWTYSLDRFLLFLVIMFQKRVQHEQMTSNGSESLEHSLGKSERSSFVSTVLKLIDRGQYSKNDHLSETVATATSILSYVEPSLVLPFITTRFHMALETLTATHQLKTAVTSVAYTGRPLFFTYLSSLVDNTDSSDGTNSLIDLLVISLSNALLGLDANDPPKTLATMQLIGSIFSNMATLEDNSDNLLPNSAICFSEWLDEFLCRLFSLLLHLEPNSVTNEGANSVVTSGTFLVEEGPYYFCMLEILLGRLSKSLFTQALKKISKFVQSNILPGAVAEVGLLCCACMHANPEEAVVHLVQPMLSSVITSMNGTPKTGFVGGNYNLSVKAKASISPALESAIDYQLKVLSVCISYGGPHLLGCKDKFKEAINLAFESPSWKVNGAGDHVLRSLLGSLVLYYPIDQYRCVLHHPNAHPMEKWISTKDSLDDKSLSPKWHVPVEEEVSFANELMALHFQSALDELLKICQEKLHTDTGNEKEHLKVTLLRIDSSLQGILSCMPDFIPSFTNKKAEDSVESLFLVAGAAGAVVGSSEMRVRAAEIIHEASRYLLEEKSDDSILLILIIRIMDALLNHGSLEYDEWSNHRQAWRLESAAIVEPPINFITSSHSNGKRRPMWALVDKAYMHNTWRSSQSSFHLYRTSRDVCPSSSAVLLLHDLLSLALHRYETVRSLAGKSLLKMLKRWPSMISSCMVPLTENLANPTAPEYAVLGSCTILSTQTVLKHLTKDAKAFSSFTISVLKSSHHESLKAQKAITELFVKFNIQFTGVPRNIFKASNINSNTPIFSDLISQIGAMGFDTNGLHWRYNLMANRVLLLVVMASRNDPHSSPTVLSETAGHFLKSLRSQLPQTRILAISALNTLLKESPYKISADSSSETGSVVTQSSVEGALVEIFQEEGFFNETFNSLSNVHIISDTESSSSRGNYGNSSIQSVADKSITYFYFDFTASWPRTPSWISLLGSDTFYPNFARIFKRLIQECGAPVLQALKSAIDEFAKSEERSKQCVAAEALAGLLHSDVNDLLNAWDDWLMAKLQEIILAPSVESMPEWASCIRYAVTGKGKYGTRVPLLRLKIMECLLRPLPHTVTTTVVAKRYGFLAAALIEVSPPKMLEAELFVHNSLLKELLANMIHSSAQVREAVGVTLCVLCSNVELHRSFQYSHTDEMVSSGTSDELEIHWSQLLSEQAAERITRIQKTAHLDSVEAQTEGALENGTTSDSDDVKWLETLLHFVVAALKSGRSLYLMDILVGILYPVISLQDTPNKDLSTLAKAAFELLKWNTFREPCLGKVVGIVLTSADDPNWRVRSATLTYLRTFMYRHSFALSQDQKLQIWTTVDKLLTDSQVEVREHAAAVLAGLMKGVEDSIAEGFRNRAYEKANVILKKRKQRRASYSVASIHGAVLALTACVLSVPYDMPSWLPEHVTLLARFVGEPSPVRSTVTKAVAEFRRTHADTWNVQKDKFTEEQLEVLADTSSSSSYFA, encoded by the exons ATGCATTTGTACAACGCATGGTTACCGCCTCCATTGGTAGAGGAGACCAAAAAAGAGAAGGATTCCTTTGCCAAACTCCTCACTTCTCTCAACGATTCTTATCTGCCTGAAGATCCTGAATCTGTCTACTCCTCCCTTAAATGGGTTTCCCTCATCGACCT TTTCATTAAGGCCAAAAGCGAGTTATGTCTCGACGATGTCAGGGCTGTTGTAGAACTAGGATTGACCATTTTTTATGCGTCTTCCGACAAACTCTATGCACAG GTTAAATGGGGCAATATACTTGTTAAAATCTTGAACAAGTACAGAAAGAAGTTAACCTTGACAGTTCAATGGCGGCCTCTCTACGACACCTTGCTCAGTGCGCATTTTTCAAG GAGTACAGGCCCAGAAGGGTGGAGAGTAAAACAGAGACACTTTGAGACTGTTACTTCTCTTGTCAGAGCATGTCGAAGGTTTTTCCCACAGGGTTCTGCTTCAGAAATATGGTCTGAGTTCAG CTCTCTTTTGGAAAATCCCTGGCATAATTCCTCCTTTGAAGGCGCTGGATTTGTCAAACTTTTTCTTCCAACAAATTCAGTCAACAAGGAATTTTTTTCTCA TGGGTGGATTGAAAGATGTATAGAACTATGGAGTTCAATTCCAAATTGTCCATTTTGGAACAGCCAGTGGGCGTCTGTTCTTGCTCGCGTTATCAAGAACTATGACAGCATTGCCTGGGAGCCTTTGCTGCCAATTCTTTTTGCTAAATACCTGAACATGTTTGAG GTTCCTGTAGCAAATAGTGGTAGTTCATACCCATACTCTGTTCTTGTTCCAAGAAACACAAGGTTCTTGTTTGCAAACAAGACATCTACTCCTTCCAAGGCCATTGCGAAATCAATT GTGTATTTGCTCAGACCTGGCAGTTCAGCTCAAGAGCACTTTGACAATCTGACCAATCTCTTGGAACAGTATGTTACTCTATTTCCTTTGTCTTTTCCTTACTTCACAGTTACCGATTTGTCTGATGTTTACATGTATTGTTATTTTAGGTATTATCATCCCTCTAACGGTGGTCGTTGGACTTATTCCCTGGACCGTTTTTTGCTGTTCCTGGTAATCATGTTTCAGAAACGCGTACAACACGAGCAGAT GACATCAAATGGCAGTGAATCCTTGGAGCATTCATTGGGAAAATCAGAAAGATCGTCATTCGTCAGTACTGTGTTAAAGCTGATTGATCGTGGACAATATAGTAAAAATGATCATTTGTCAGAAACAGTTGCTACAGCAACTTCAATTCTTTCATACGTGGAGCCCTCGCTGGTTCTTCCATTTATCACTACTAGATTTCATATGGCCTTGGAGACG TTGACGGCCACCCACCAGCTGAAGACAGCTGTCACATCAGTGGCCTATACTGGTCGGCCTTTATTCTTCACTTATCTATCATCTTTGGTAGATAATACTGATAGTTCTGATGGTACGAACTCATTAATTGACCTGTTGGTCATCTCGCTTTCGAATGCATTGTTGGGGCTGGATGCCAATGATCCTCCAAAAACATTAGCGACCATGCAATTAATCGGTTCCATATTTTCCAAT ATGGCCACATTGGAAGATAATTCTGACAACCTGTTACCTAATTCTGCAATCTGCTTCTCAGAGTGGCTTGATGAGTTCCTATGTCGCCTGTTTTCGCTACTCTTGCACCTGGAGCCTAATAGTGTCAC GAATGAAGGTGCTAACTCTGTGGTTACTTCTGGAACTTTTCTTGTTGAGGAAGGTCCTTATTACTTCTGCATGTTGGAAATATTGCTGGGAAGACTGTCAAAATCACTCTTCACTCAG GCACTGAAGAAAATCTCCAAGTTTGTTCAAAGTAATATACTTCCAGGGGCTGTTGCAGAAGTTGGGCTTCTGTGCTGTGCATGTATGCACGCAAACCCTGAAGAAGCTGTTGTTCATCTTGTTCAGCCAATGTTGTCGTCTGTTATAACATCCATGAATGGAACACCTAAGACAGGATTTGTCGGGGGCAATTACAATCTCTCTGTCAAG GCAAAAGCTTCAATATCTCCAGCCCTTGAATCCGCGATCGACTATCAGTTAAAAGTCCTGTCTGTTTGCATAAGTTATGGGGGTCCTCATTTATTAGGGTGCAAAGATAAATTTAAAGAAGCCATTAACTTAGCTTTTGAATCTCCATCCTGGAAG GTTAATGGAGCTGGTGACCATGTTCTCAGATCTCTCCTTGGAAGCTTGGTGCTATACTACCCAATTGACCAGTACAG ATGTGTTTTGCATCACCCTAATGCCCATCCCATGGAGAAATGGATCAGCACAAAAGATTCCTTAGATGACAAATCACTTAGTCCAAAGTGGCATGTTCCAGTTGAGGAAGAAGTCTCATTTGCTAACGAGCTTATGGCGCTTCATTTTCAGTCAGCACTAGATGAACTACTGAAAATATGCCAAGAAAAACTTCATACTGATACAG gaAATGAGAAAGAACACCTGAAGGTGACTCTTTTACGAATTGACTCGTCATTGCAAGGCATTTTGTCTTGCATGCCGGATTTCATCCCATCCTTCACAAATAAAAAAGCTGAAGATTCTGTGGAAAGTTTGTTTTTGGTGGCTGGTGCAGCCGGTGCTGTAGTTGgcagctctgaaatgcgtgtgagaGCTGCTGAGATAATACATGAAGCGTCGAG GTATTTGCTGGAGGAAAAATCGGATGATAGCATCTTACTAATTCTTATAATCCGTATCATGGATGCTCTTTTAAATCATG GAAGTCTTGAATATGATGAATGGTCAAATCACAGGCAGGCTTGGAGATTGGAATCTGCTGCAATTGTGGAGCCGCCAATTAACTTTATTACTTCTTCACACTCTAATGGCAAAAGAAG ACCTATGTGGGCTCTTGTTGATAAGGCATACATGCATAACACATGGAGATCATCTCAATCATCCTTTCATTTATATCGTACCAGTAGAGATGTTTGCCCCTCAAGTTCCGCAGTTCTGCTGTTGCACGATCTTCTAAGCCTGGCTCTGCACAGATATGAAACTGTTCGCTC GCTTGCTGGCAAGAGTCTCCTTAAGATGTTAAAGAGATGGCCATCGATGATTTCAAGTTGTATGGTTCCCCTGACAGAGAATTTAGCAAATCCCACTGCGCCCGAGTATGCTGTACTTGGGTCATGCACAATTCTTTCTACACAGACAGTTCTCAAACACTTGACAAAG GATGCCAAGGCATTCAGTTCCTTCACCATTAGTGTTCTAAAAAG CTCACATCATGAATCCCTAAAAGCTCAAAAAGCAATTACTGAG CTTTTTGTTAAATTCAACATTCAATTTACTGGGGTAcctagaaacatcttcaaggcatCAAACATCAACTCGAATACGCCgattttttcagatttaattTCCCAGATAGGCGCTATGGGTTTTGATACAAATGGATTACACTGGAG GTATAATCTGATGGCTAACAGAGTCTTGCTATTGGTAGTGATGGCTTCTAGAAATGATCCTCATTCCTCTCCAACAGTTTTAAGCGAAACAGCTG GTCATTTTTTGAAGAGCTTACGAAGCCAACTTCCCCAAACAAGAATTCTGGCTATCTCAGCTCTTAACACACTATTGAAAGAATCTCCTTATAAAATATCAGCTGATTCATCATCAGAAACTGGTTCTGTGGTCACCCAATCCTCTGTTGAAGGAGCTTTAGTGGAAATTTTCCAGGAAGAGGGGTTCTTTAACGAAACTTTCAACAGCCTGTCAAATGTTCATATAATTAGTGacactgaaagctcatcttctagGGGAAATTATGGAAATTCTTCAATTCAAAGTGTAGCAGACAAGTCAATTACCTATTTCTACTTCGACTTTACAGCCTCATGGCCACGAACGCCCAGTTGGATTTCTTTGTTAGGAAGTGATACTTTCTATCCAAACTTTGCACGTATTTTTAAGCGGCTTATTCAAGAATGTGGAGCGCCTGTTCTACAAGCTCTAAAGAGTGCCATAGATGAATTTGCAAAATCTGAGGAGAGATCCAAGCAATGTGTTGCTGCTGAAGCACTTGCTGGATTGTTACATTCTGATGTCAATGACCTACTTAATGCATGGGATGATTGGCTAATGGCAAAGCTTCAGGAGATCATATTGGCACCATCTGTGGAATCTATGCCTGAGTGGGCATCTTGCATTAGGTATGCTGTGACTGGGAAAGGAAAATATGGAACACGGGTGCCTCTTCTAAGGCTGAAAATAATGGAGTGTCTGCTTAGACCTTTACCTCATACTGTGACTACTACTGTTGTTGCCAAACGCTATGGTTTTCTAGCAGCTGCTTTAATAGAAGTGTCACCACCAAAAATGCTTGAAGCTGAATTATTTGTGCACAATAGTCTCCTGAAGGAGTTGCTGGCAAACATGATCCATTCATCTGCACAA GTGAGAGAAGCTGTTGGAGTTACCCTTTGTGTGTTGTGCTCAAATGTTGAACTCCATAGGTCGTTTCAATATTCTCATACAGACGAAATGGTAAGCAGTGGCACAAGTGATGAGCTGGAAATACACTGGAGTCAGCTTCTATCAGAGCAAGCTGCTGAACGCATCACTCGAATTCAGAAAACAGCTCACCTTGACTCTGTTGAGGCGCAAACAGAAGGAGCTCTTGAAAATGGAACTACAAGTGATTCAGATGATGTGAAATGGCTAGAAACG TTATTGCACTTTGTTGTTGCGGCACTCAAATCCGGTAGATCATTGTATTTGATGGATATACTTGTCGGCATTCTTTACCCTGTGATATCACTACAG GATACACCAAATAAAGATTTGTCCACGCTAGCAAAGGCTGCTTTTGAGTTACTAAAGTGGAATACTTTCAGAGAACCATGTTTGGGAAAGGTTGTTGGCATTGTTCTTACATCAGCTGATGATCCCAATTGGAGGGTTAGATCTGCTACATTGACTTATCTTCGAACTTTTATGTATAG ACATAGTTTTGCCCTTTCACAAGATCAAAAACTACAAATTTGGACGACTGTTGATAAATTACTGACAGACAGTCAAGTAGAG GTACGAGAGCATGCAGCAGCAGTCCTCGCTGGGTTGATGAAGGGTGTAGAAGACTCTATTGCTGAAGGCTTCCGCAATAGGGCATATGAAAAAGCAAATGTTATTCTAAAGAAGAGAAAACAAAG AAGAGCAAGTTATTCTGTAGCTTCGATTCATGGTGCTGTGCTTGCGCTGACGGCTTGTGTCTTATCTGTTCCATATGATATGCCAAG TTGGTTGCCGGAGCATGTCACCTTATTAGCTCGTTTTGTTGGTGAACCATCCCCTGTGAGATCAACTGTCACTAAGGCTGTTGCAGAGTTTCGAAGAACCCATGCAGATACATGGAATGTCCAGAAAGATAAATTCACTGAGGAGCAGCTAGAG GTTCTTGCTGatacatcatcttcatcatcatattTTGCTTAA
- the LOC141619754 gene encoding proteasome activator subunit 4-like isoform X4 has protein sequence MHLYNAWLPPPLVEETKKEKDSFAKLLTSLNDSYLPEDPESVYSSLKWVSLIDLFIKAKSELCLDDVRAVVELGLTIFYASSDKLYAQVKWGNILVKILNKYRKKLTLTVQWRPLYDTLLSAHFSRSTGPEGWRVKQRHFETVTSLVRACRRFFPQGSASEIWSEFSSLLENPWHNSSFEGAGFVKLFLPTNSVNKEFFSHGWIERCIELWSSIPNCPFWNSQWASVLARVIKNYDSIAWEPLLPILFAKYLNMFEVPVANSGSSYPYSVLVPRNTRFLFANKTSTPSKAIAKSIVYLLRPGSSAQEHFDNLTNLLEQYYHPSNGGRWTYSLDRFLLFLVIMFQKRVQHEQMTSNGSESLEHSLGKSERSSFVSTVLKLIDRGQYSKNDHLSETVATATSILSYVEPSLVLPFITTRFHMALETLTATHQLKTAVTSVAYTGRPLFFTYLSSLVDNTDSSDGTNSLIDLLVISLSNALLGLDANDPPKTLATMQLIGSIFSNMATLEDNSDNLLPNSAICFSEWLDEFLCRLFSLLLHLEPNSVTNEGANSVVTSGTFLVEEGPYYFCMLEILLGRLSKSLFTQALKKISKFVQSNILPGAVAEVGLLCCACMHANPEEAVVHLVQPMLSSVITSMNGTPKTGFVGGNYNLSVKAKASISPALESAIDYQLKVLSVCISYGGPHLLGCKDKFKEAINLAFESPSWKVNGAGDHVLRSLLGSLVLYYPIDQYRCVLHHPNAHPMEKWISTKDSLDDKSLSPKWHVPVEEEVSFANELMALHFQSALDELLKICQEKLHTDTGNEKEHLKVTLLRIDSSLQGILSCMPDFIPSFTNKKAEDSVESLFLVAGAAGAVVGSSEMRVRAAEIIHEASRYLLEEKSDDSILLILIIRIMDALLNHGSLEYDEWSNHRQAWRLESAAIVEPPINFITSSHSNGKRRPMWALVDKAYMHNTWRSSQSSFHLYRTSRDVCPSSSAVLLLHDLLSLALHRYETVRSLAGKSLLKMLKRWPSMISSCMVPLTENLANPTAPEYAVLGSCTILSTQTVLKHLTKDAKAFSSFTISVLKSSHHESLKAQKAITELFVKFNIQFTGVPRNIFKASNINSNTPIFSDLISQIGAMGFDTNGLHWRYNLMANRVLLLVVMASRNDPHSSPTVLSETAGHFLKSLRSQLPQTRILAISALNTLLKESPYKISADSSSETGSVVTQSSVEGALVEIFQEEGFFNETFNSLSNVHIISDTESSSSRGNYGNSSIQSVADKSITYFYFDFTASWPRTPSWISLLGSDTFYPNFARIFKRLIQECGAPVLQALKSAIDEFAKSEERSKQCVAAEALAGLLHSDVNDLLNAWDDWLMAKLQEIILAPSVESMPEWASCIRYAVTGKGKYGTRVPLLRLKIMECLLRPLPHTVTTTVVAKRYGFLAAALIEVSPPKMLEAELFVHNSLLKELLANMIHSSAQVREAVGVTLCVLCSNVELHRSFQYSHTDEMVSSGTSDELEIHWSQLLSEQAAERITRIQKTAHLDSVEAQTEGALENGTTSDSDDVKWLETLLHFVVAALKSGRSLYLMDILVGILYPVISLQDTPNKDLSTLAKAAFELLKWNTFREPCLGKVVGIVLTSADDPNWRVRSATLTYLRTFMYRHSFALSQDQKLQIWTTVDKLLTDSQVEVREHAAAVLAGLMKGVEDSIAEGFRNRAYEKANVILKKRKQRRASYSVASIHGAVLALTACVLSVPYDMPSWLPEHVTLLARFVGEPSPVRSTVTKAVAEFRRTHADTWNVQKDKFTEEQLEVLADTSSSSSYFA, from the exons ATGCATTTGTACAACGCATGGTTACCGCCTCCATTGGTAGAGGAGACCAAAAAAGAGAAGGATTCCTTTGCCAAACTCCTCACTTCTCTCAACGATTCTTATCTGCCTGAAGATCCTGAATCTGTCTACTCCTCCCTTAAATGGGTTTCCCTCATCGACCT TTTCATTAAGGCCAAAAGCGAGTTATGTCTCGACGATGTCAGGGCTGTTGTAGAACTAGGATTGACCATTTTTTATGCGTCTTCCGACAAACTCTATGCACAG GTTAAATGGGGCAATATACTTGTTAAAATCTTGAACAAGTACAGAAAGAAGTTAACCTTGACAGTTCAATGGCGGCCTCTCTACGACACCTTGCTCAGTGCGCATTTTTCAAG GAGTACAGGCCCAGAAGGGTGGAGAGTAAAACAGAGACACTTTGAGACTGTTACTTCTCTTGTCAGAGCATGTCGAAGGTTTTTCCCACAGGGTTCTGCTTCAGAAATATGGTCTGAGTTCAG CTCTCTTTTGGAAAATCCCTGGCATAATTCCTCCTTTGAAGGCGCTGGATTTGTCAAACTTTTTCTTCCAACAAATTCAGTCAACAAGGAATTTTTTTCTCA TGGGTGGATTGAAAGATGTATAGAACTATGGAGTTCAATTCCAAATTGTCCATTTTGGAACAGCCAGTGGGCGTCTGTTCTTGCTCGCGTTATCAAGAACTATGACAGCATTGCCTGGGAGCCTTTGCTGCCAATTCTTTTTGCTAAATACCTGAACATGTTTGAG GTTCCTGTAGCAAATAGTGGTAGTTCATACCCATACTCTGTTCTTGTTCCAAGAAACACAAGGTTCTTGTTTGCAAACAAGACATCTACTCCTTCCAAGGCCATTGCGAAATCAATT GTGTATTTGCTCAGACCTGGCAGTTCAGCTCAAGAGCACTTTGACAATCTGACCAATCTCTTGGAACA GTATTATCATCCCTCTAACGGTGGTCGTTGGACTTATTCCCTGGACCGTTTTTTGCTGTTCCTGGTAATCATGTTTCAGAAACGCGTACAACACGAGCAGAT GACATCAAATGGCAGTGAATCCTTGGAGCATTCATTGGGAAAATCAGAAAGATCGTCATTCGTCAGTACTGTGTTAAAGCTGATTGATCGTGGACAATATAGTAAAAATGATCATTTGTCAGAAACAGTTGCTACAGCAACTTCAATTCTTTCATACGTGGAGCCCTCGCTGGTTCTTCCATTTATCACTACTAGATTTCATATGGCCTTGGAGACG TTGACGGCCACCCACCAGCTGAAGACAGCTGTCACATCAGTGGCCTATACTGGTCGGCCTTTATTCTTCACTTATCTATCATCTTTGGTAGATAATACTGATAGTTCTGATGGTACGAACTCATTAATTGACCTGTTGGTCATCTCGCTTTCGAATGCATTGTTGGGGCTGGATGCCAATGATCCTCCAAAAACATTAGCGACCATGCAATTAATCGGTTCCATATTTTCCAAT ATGGCCACATTGGAAGATAATTCTGACAACCTGTTACCTAATTCTGCAATCTGCTTCTCAGAGTGGCTTGATGAGTTCCTATGTCGCCTGTTTTCGCTACTCTTGCACCTGGAGCCTAATAGTGTCAC GAATGAAGGTGCTAACTCTGTGGTTACTTCTGGAACTTTTCTTGTTGAGGAAGGTCCTTATTACTTCTGCATGTTGGAAATATTGCTGGGAAGACTGTCAAAATCACTCTTCACTCAG GCACTGAAGAAAATCTCCAAGTTTGTTCAAAGTAATATACTTCCAGGGGCTGTTGCAGAAGTTGGGCTTCTGTGCTGTGCATGTATGCACGCAAACCCTGAAGAAGCTGTTGTTCATCTTGTTCAGCCAATGTTGTCGTCTGTTATAACATCCATGAATGGAACACCTAAGACAGGATTTGTCGGGGGCAATTACAATCTCTCTGTCAAG GCAAAAGCTTCAATATCTCCAGCCCTTGAATCCGCGATCGACTATCAGTTAAAAGTCCTGTCTGTTTGCATAAGTTATGGGGGTCCTCATTTATTAGGGTGCAAAGATAAATTTAAAGAAGCCATTAACTTAGCTTTTGAATCTCCATCCTGGAAG GTTAATGGAGCTGGTGACCATGTTCTCAGATCTCTCCTTGGAAGCTTGGTGCTATACTACCCAATTGACCAGTACAG ATGTGTTTTGCATCACCCTAATGCCCATCCCATGGAGAAATGGATCAGCACAAAAGATTCCTTAGATGACAAATCACTTAGTCCAAAGTGGCATGTTCCAGTTGAGGAAGAAGTCTCATTTGCTAACGAGCTTATGGCGCTTCATTTTCAGTCAGCACTAGATGAACTACTGAAAATATGCCAAGAAAAACTTCATACTGATACAG gaAATGAGAAAGAACACCTGAAGGTGACTCTTTTACGAATTGACTCGTCATTGCAAGGCATTTTGTCTTGCATGCCGGATTTCATCCCATCCTTCACAAATAAAAAAGCTGAAGATTCTGTGGAAAGTTTGTTTTTGGTGGCTGGTGCAGCCGGTGCTGTAGTTGgcagctctgaaatgcgtgtgagaGCTGCTGAGATAATACATGAAGCGTCGAG GTATTTGCTGGAGGAAAAATCGGATGATAGCATCTTACTAATTCTTATAATCCGTATCATGGATGCTCTTTTAAATCATG GAAGTCTTGAATATGATGAATGGTCAAATCACAGGCAGGCTTGGAGATTGGAATCTGCTGCAATTGTGGAGCCGCCAATTAACTTTATTACTTCTTCACACTCTAATGGCAAAAGAAG ACCTATGTGGGCTCTTGTTGATAAGGCATACATGCATAACACATGGAGATCATCTCAATCATCCTTTCATTTATATCGTACCAGTAGAGATGTTTGCCCCTCAAGTTCCGCAGTTCTGCTGTTGCACGATCTTCTAAGCCTGGCTCTGCACAGATATGAAACTGTTCGCTC GCTTGCTGGCAAGAGTCTCCTTAAGATGTTAAAGAGATGGCCATCGATGATTTCAAGTTGTATGGTTCCCCTGACAGAGAATTTAGCAAATCCCACTGCGCCCGAGTATGCTGTACTTGGGTCATGCACAATTCTTTCTACACAGACAGTTCTCAAACACTTGACAAAG GATGCCAAGGCATTCAGTTCCTTCACCATTAGTGTTCTAAAAAG CTCACATCATGAATCCCTAAAAGCTCAAAAAGCAATTACTGAG CTTTTTGTTAAATTCAACATTCAATTTACTGGGGTAcctagaaacatcttcaaggcatCAAACATCAACTCGAATACGCCgattttttcagatttaattTCCCAGATAGGCGCTATGGGTTTTGATACAAATGGATTACACTGGAG GTATAATCTGATGGCTAACAGAGTCTTGCTATTGGTAGTGATGGCTTCTAGAAATGATCCTCATTCCTCTCCAACAGTTTTAAGCGAAACAGCTG GTCATTTTTTGAAGAGCTTACGAAGCCAACTTCCCCAAACAAGAATTCTGGCTATCTCAGCTCTTAACACACTATTGAAAGAATCTCCTTATAAAATATCAGCTGATTCATCATCAGAAACTGGTTCTGTGGTCACCCAATCCTCTGTTGAAGGAGCTTTAGTGGAAATTTTCCAGGAAGAGGGGTTCTTTAACGAAACTTTCAACAGCCTGTCAAATGTTCATATAATTAGTGacactgaaagctcatcttctagGGGAAATTATGGAAATTCTTCAATTCAAAGTGTAGCAGACAAGTCAATTACCTATTTCTACTTCGACTTTACAGCCTCATGGCCACGAACGCCCAGTTGGATTTCTTTGTTAGGAAGTGATACTTTCTATCCAAACTTTGCACGTATTTTTAAGCGGCTTATTCAAGAATGTGGAGCGCCTGTTCTACAAGCTCTAAAGAGTGCCATAGATGAATTTGCAAAATCTGAGGAGAGATCCAAGCAATGTGTTGCTGCTGAAGCACTTGCTGGATTGTTACATTCTGATGTCAATGACCTACTTAATGCATGGGATGATTGGCTAATGGCAAAGCTTCAGGAGATCATATTGGCACCATCTGTGGAATCTATGCCTGAGTGGGCATCTTGCATTAGGTATGCTGTGACTGGGAAAGGAAAATATGGAACACGGGTGCCTCTTCTAAGGCTGAAAATAATGGAGTGTCTGCTTAGACCTTTACCTCATACTGTGACTACTACTGTTGTTGCCAAACGCTATGGTTTTCTAGCAGCTGCTTTAATAGAAGTGTCACCACCAAAAATGCTTGAAGCTGAATTATTTGTGCACAATAGTCTCCTGAAGGAGTTGCTGGCAAACATGATCCATTCATCTGCACAA GTGAGAGAAGCTGTTGGAGTTACCCTTTGTGTGTTGTGCTCAAATGTTGAACTCCATAGGTCGTTTCAATATTCTCATACAGACGAAATGGTAAGCAGTGGCACAAGTGATGAGCTGGAAATACACTGGAGTCAGCTTCTATCAGAGCAAGCTGCTGAACGCATCACTCGAATTCAGAAAACAGCTCACCTTGACTCTGTTGAGGCGCAAACAGAAGGAGCTCTTGAAAATGGAACTACAAGTGATTCAGATGATGTGAAATGGCTAGAAACG TTATTGCACTTTGTTGTTGCGGCACTCAAATCCGGTAGATCATTGTATTTGATGGATATACTTGTCGGCATTCTTTACCCTGTGATATCACTACAG GATACACCAAATAAAGATTTGTCCACGCTAGCAAAGGCTGCTTTTGAGTTACTAAAGTGGAATACTTTCAGAGAACCATGTTTGGGAAAGGTTGTTGGCATTGTTCTTACATCAGCTGATGATCCCAATTGGAGGGTTAGATCTGCTACATTGACTTATCTTCGAACTTTTATGTATAG ACATAGTTTTGCCCTTTCACAAGATCAAAAACTACAAATTTGGACGACTGTTGATAAATTACTGACAGACAGTCAAGTAGAG GTACGAGAGCATGCAGCAGCAGTCCTCGCTGGGTTGATGAAGGGTGTAGAAGACTCTATTGCTGAAGGCTTCCGCAATAGGGCATATGAAAAAGCAAATGTTATTCTAAAGAAGAGAAAACAAAG AAGAGCAAGTTATTCTGTAGCTTCGATTCATGGTGCTGTGCTTGCGCTGACGGCTTGTGTCTTATCTGTTCCATATGATATGCCAAG TTGGTTGCCGGAGCATGTCACCTTATTAGCTCGTTTTGTTGGTGAACCATCCCCTGTGAGATCAACTGTCACTAAGGCTGTTGCAGAGTTTCGAAGAACCCATGCAGATACATGGAATGTCCAGAAAGATAAATTCACTGAGGAGCAGCTAGAG GTTCTTGCTGatacatcatcttcatcatcatattTTGCTTAA